The following proteins are co-located in the Palaemon carinicauda isolate YSFRI2023 chromosome 3, ASM3689809v2, whole genome shotgun sequence genome:
- the LOC137638815 gene encoding uncharacterized protein, with translation MAELVVLIGQRKIIRKKVTDCANRSSQYPSLDNTAKVSERSVLLDYRKRLSDLDSKIQILKFSGEFREEDLEAELSACQSYHDKISGILPLLDVSVSAGSPPLSLTTDIARSLLRQPTAPLPKFQSKEGEDFLKFIREFESTTQSFNYPDRDLLLLLKQQVEGRAKCLLGSLEADKQSYNDAKDLLTKAFASTELRKSAVIKKLTCLNLKEGEDPFVFFSELRNIVENFKYLHIDVEEVVRYFVWSAMNDRFKSHLVHITNVTHPSFQQIVDNFFTACERYEQGQTKGKLSVRDKVVTHSKPLQAKTSTMALKTKTVPAKACNFCSKAGISDNDHLSYKCTKYATPSDKISLLNLHKGCVKCGNFNHFTKACKFRFRRPCSHCSQYHMEYLCGKLSPDRCNSKEESSKEASSGIAVLPNVTTGSVLPTFTFYVNGQNKLYRGLKDSGSQNTFISSKLASSCNLKSLTTNVKLTVKGFNGPKEYSTSLVEVPIKLGNEIFAIIALVVPSINLQLNLPCLGQVVSVMQSKNFVFADKLLSASSQGIDDVQLLLGVDFSHCLLGKDVVIGSPNSSVYIETTSGIMLMGNVDRFLINLTSLNGKDSLASKPLRGENSNAEKGTYFNIPCHSYFLATTVSINDEFNELNDMTTNCSFTVLSDKGTIIDRKLQEATDQILNMESQFYLNYDQKVYSDESNQLNNSLVDYTLRNLHTRSDGRIVVPLLWNGKVSHLLSRNESLSKAILQSNFKKLLRKKGSLQLVDNCIKEQLNMGIIEPIFDLEVFKAEYPNYSFLPHMPVFKPERDTTKCRIVFLSNLQESYKKLSLSHNQCMYAGPNLNQKLSSAFLNIRFDEKILIFDLKKAFNMLALSEIDQSRLLFFWFRNVSAGDYTPVAYKNVRLSFGLRCSPFLLMASLYYMLILTSSNDSRIDELKKLIYALIYMDNGAITMNSSDDLRWAYKQLDDIFRPFKFETQQLITNDIDLQSDIDQSVLTPEVKLFGLEWDRLSDDIFTRPINLDPGANTKRLILRSIASQFDIFGFNLPLFNRCRIYMHNLQCQKGLNWDQTLNSQQLKDWRNICRQCNSSPPLKVTRFVGRRDGEYNIIVFTDASCDIYGCVIYLLNVESGKLTFVNAKNRLVNTQLKGKSIPSLEIHAINLGVEQSIDLYLDLAGPSCIKPIKVTKICLFSDSSCALQWLISSSLQLKKMNQCSTFVMNRIYSIQKLCETYPVQFGFINGKENPADMVTRCTSYKLLMKSCFLSGPDLTNIRAPDMQFTIPKEGYLSGNYLNISNVPLVKRECLVNISDFSDFRRLVLLYRRCIICIYKWKAKVRREVKVQEKNFFSLAIVHLILYDQQNHFADVLEHFSKDFTAVKDIPGIVSQLNVFVDNDGILRVKSKFKNEKKFPILLSRDSHLTKLIILDIHHKLAHSGCYAVLAELRRHYFIPRNFSLVKKILRQCVHCKRFNARPVNLNQNCYREFREDPPAVPFGNIFVDYIGPFTVKLEKENIKVWLLCFTCTWSRAVNLKICRTLSVPDFLRAFSIHCFEFGIPQLCISDLGSQIVAGANVITSFLNDPHTQLYFEERGVKPLTFQQYFKGCSQLGSMVEVCVKLTKRLLYGSIKNNILSFFDFEFTVCQVVHLVNKRPISFKEALRDSAAEDLPEPITPEMLIRGYELSSLNIIPDLSPLPEDKEFVPCRTTNEFEQLSKIRSKLLDIYHHEFLQTLLSQAVDRKGRYLPVTHHPLKPGDIVLIKEDNTKINNYPLGRIKETFTNDIGETTHARVFKGRTRQVCKLHVNNLIPYLSLDDDVDFKPNDLHNIDKLSPASERPKRKAAVESRRKTSEMLNL, from the coding sequence atggctgaattggtagtgctaattggtcagcgtaagattattaggaagaaggttacagattgtgccaaccgttcctcgcagtacccttcattagataatactgctaaagtatctgaacgaagtgttctcctggattataggaagcgattaagtgacttggattctaaaatacagattctaaaattttcaggggaatttagagaAGAGGATTTGGAAGCTGAGCTTTCAGCATGTCAATCTTACCATGATAagatttcaggtattttgcctttgttggatgtaagtgtaaGTGCTGGAAGCCCTCCactttcattaactactgatattgctaggagtcttttgaggcaacccactgcccctctacccaaattccaaagtaaggaaggtgaggattttttgaaattcattagagaatttgaatctacgacccagagttttaattatccagacagggacttgctcttacttttgaaacaacaagtagaaggtagggctaaatgtttacttggctcattggaggccgacaaacaaagttacaacgatgccaaagacttattgactaaggcatttgcctcgactgaattacgaaaatcggctgtaattaagaaattaacttgtctaaatctcaaagaaggagaggacccttttgtcttcttttcagaacttagaaatatagtcgaaaatttcaaatatttgcatattgatgttgaggaggttgttagatattttgtttggtctgcaatgaatgatagatttaagtctcatctggttcatatcactaatgtgactcatccatcatttcagcaaattgtagataatttctttacagcatgtgaaaggtatgaacagggtcagacgaaaggtaaattgtctgtcagggataaagttgtaactcattcaaagccattacaggcaaagactagtaccatggctcttaaaactaagactgttcccgccaaagcttgtaatttttgttccaaggccggtatttctgataatgatcatttaagttacaagtgtactaagtatgctaccccttctgacaaaatttctttattaaatttgcataaaggttgtgtaaaatgtggtaatttcaatcatttcactaaagcatgcaagttcagatttcgaagaccctgttcacattgttcgcagtatcacatggagtatctttgtgggaaacttagtcctgacaggtgtaatagtaaagaagagtcttccaaggaagcaagcagtgggatagcagtattgccaaatgttaccacaggttcagttctccctactttcacattttatgtaaatggtcaaaataagctttacaggggtcttaaggattcagggtcacaaaatacttttatatctagcaagttagcttcctcttgtaatttaaagtctttgactaccaatgttaaacttactgtgaaagggtttaatggtccaaaggaatattctactagtcttgttgaagtccctataaagctggggaatgaaatctttgctattattgctttagttgtaccctctataaacctgcaattaaatttaccttgtcttggtcaggtagttagtgtaatgcagagtaaaaattttgtatttgctgacaagcttttatcagccagttctcagggcattgatgacgttcagcttttgttaggagtagatttttcacattgtcttttgggaaAAGATGTAGTGATAGGAAGTCCTAATTCATCTGTGTATATTGAGACTACTTCAGGAATAATGCTGatggggaatgttgataggttcctaattaatcttacttcacttaatggtaaagacagtttagcctcgaaaccactaaggggcgaaaattctaatgctgaaaaGGGTACATATTTTAATatcccttgccattcttattttctagctactactgtatctattaatgatgaatttaacgagctcaatgacatgacgacaaattgttcattcactgtactttccgataaaggaactattattgataggaaactgcaagaagcaactgatcaaatcctgaatatggagagccaattttatttgaactatgatcagaaagtttatagtgacgaatctaatcagctcaataactctctcgtggattacactttgagaaatttgcacacgagaagtgatgggcgtatagttgttcccttgttatggaatggaaaggtatcacaccttctttcgagaaatgagtctctttccaaggctattcttcaatctaattttaaaaagttacttcgtaagaaaggttccttacagttggtggataactgcataaaggagcaattaaatatgggaattattgaaccaatttttgacttggaagtatttaaggctgaataccctaactattcattcttacctcatatgccagtttttaagccagaaagggatactacgaaatgtcgcatagtgtttctttctaatttgcaggaatcctataagaaactgtcattgtcacataatcaatgtatgtatgctgggcctaacctaaatcaaaaactttcatctgcatttcttaatattaggtttgatgaaaaaattttaatatttgatttgaaaaaagctttcaatatgttggctttaagtgaaattgatcagtctagactattgttcttttggtttcggaatgttagcgcaggtgattacactccggttgcttataaaaatgtcaggctttcatttggacttcggtgtagcccatttcttttgatggcttcattgtattatatgttaattttaacttccagtaatgattcaagaATTGATGAACTAAAGAAACTTATTTAcgccttaatatatatggataatggtgctattactATGAACAGCTCTGATGACCTAAGGTGGGCCTATAAGCAGTTAGATgacatattcagaccctttaaatttgaaactcagcagctgataaccaatgatattgatctgcagtctgacatagatcagtcagttcttactcctgaagtcaaattgtttgggcttgaatgggatagactttcggatgatattttcactaggccaattaaccttgacccaggagctaacactaaaagattaattcttaggtccattgcctcccagtttgacatttttggtttcaacttgcctttatttaaccgatgtaggatttatatgcataatttgcagtgtcaaaagggtttgaattgggatcagactcttaacagtcaacagctcaaagactggaggaatatctgtaggcaatgtaattcatcgccccctctcaaagtaactcggtttgtgggtcgaagggatggtgagtataatataattgtttttaccgatgccagttgtgacatatatgggtgtgtcatttatctactgaatgttgagtctggcaaacttacctttgttaatgctaaaaatcggttggttaatacccaattgaaaggtaaatccataccatctttagagatccacgccattaatttaggagttgagcaatctattgatctttatttggatcttgctggtcccagttgcataaaacctataaaggtgacaaagatttgtcttttttcagattcttcttgtgccctgcaatggttaataagttcttctcttcaacttaagaaaatgaaccaatgttctacttttgtaatgaacagaatctatagcatacaaaaactttgtgaaacatatccggttcaatttgggtttattaatggcaaggaaaatcctgcagatatggtaaccaggtgcacatcatataaattgttgatgaaatcttgttttctttcaggcccggacctgactaatattcgggcacctgacatgcagttcactattcctaaagagggttatctttcaggaaattacttgaatatttctaatgttcctttagttaagagagaatgcttggttaatatttcagatttttcagatttcagaagactggttttgctgtaccgtcggtgtataatatgcatatacaaatggaaagctaaagtgagaagggaagttaaggtacaagaaaagaattttttctctttagctattgtccatttgattttatatgatcaacaaaatcactttgctgatgttttagaacatttttccaaagactttactgcagtaaaggatataccaggtatagtttctcagttgaatgtgtttgttgataacgatgGCATTTTGAGGGTGAAGAGCAAAttcaagaatgagaaaaaatttcctattctattatctagggacagccatttgactaagttaattatacttgatattcatcataaattagctcattctgggtgctatgctgttctcgctgaactcagaagacactattttattcctagaaatttttcattggtaaaaaagattctgaggcaatgtgttcactgcaaaagatttaacgcaagacctgttaatttaaatcaaaattgttacagggaattcagggaagacccaccagctgtacctttcggcaatattttcgttgattatattggtccttttacagttaagctggagaaagaaaatattaaggtatggctattatgttttacttgcacttggtctcgtgcagttaatttgaaaatttgcagaacacttagtgtgcctgattttcttagggcattttctattcattgcttcgaatttggcattccacagttatgcattagtgacctagggtcacaaatagttgcaggagctaatgttataacttcatttttgaacgatccccacactcaattgtattttgaggagagaggtgttaaacctttgacttttcaacagtattttaaagggtgtagtcagttaggctccatggtcgaggtttgtgtcaagttaacaaagaggcttctatatgggtccatcaagaacaatatcctttctttctttgattttgagtttactgtatgtcaagttgtccacttggtaaacaaacggccaatatcttttaaagaggctcttagggatagtgcagcggaagaccttcctgaaccaataactcccgaaatgttaataagagggtatgagctttcttccctcaatatcattccagatttatcacctttacctgagGATAAAGAATTTGTTCCTTGTAGAACTACTAATGAATTTGAACAGTTGTCTAAAATTAggagtaaacttttagatatttaccatcatgagtttttgcagacccttttaagccaggcggttgatagaaagggtagatatctccctgtaactcatcatcctctaaaaccaggtgacattgttttaattaaggaagataatacgaagattAACAACTATCCTCTAGGTCGAATAAAGGAAACTTTCACAAATGATATTGGGGAAACTACGCATGCAAGAGTTTTCAAAGGCCgtaccagacaagtttgtaaactccatgttaataatctgataccttatctttctttagatgatgatgtggactttaagccaaatgatttgcacaacattgacaaattatcaccagcttctgaaaggcctaaaagaaaggctgctgtggaaagccggaggaaaacatctgaaatgttgaatttataa